The nucleotide window GCATCACAAGCCGCTGTGATAATCAGTCCGGTATCGGCAACCGCAAGCTCTGAGTTTTCAGGTGACTATGATATTGGAAACACCATCGATCAATCCGGACTCAGTATTGGGTTTATCAGTGGAGTTACCAATTTTGATGCTTATATTGCTCAAAATCCGACACATACTACTATAGCGGCTAATTTTGAGTGGTTTACTCAAGAGAACGTAGTTAGTGCTACTGTTAACTATGACTTAGGTCAGACTTATCTTATTGATCGTCTTGCTCTTTGGAATGAGGAGAGTTCTGGCATAGGGTCGTTCGACATTTCAGTTTCAACTGATAATGTCAATTTTACTCAAATTGCAACTGGTCTAGTTCCGTTTGACAATCCTCTGGCTAATTATCCAGCAGAAATATTTTCTTTCGGTTCTGTTGCGGCTCGTTATGTGAGATTTGGCATTAGTCAGTGTCCACAACCTAATCCGGGTAGCTTTAATGGATGCGGTATCGGAGAAGTGGCTTTCAGCGTCGTTCCTGAACCCTTAACTATCATGGGAACTGGAGCAGCATTAGGCTTTGGGGCTTTTTTCAAGCGTAAAACATCCAACAAAAGAAAGGAACACAATAGCCAAATCAAGGCATAATCATTGAGTCCCTTCATCAACAAACTATATCTTTGTATATTCAATTAAACATTAAAAAGTAAAGGTCTTGTTAAAATTACAAGTGTGATTTTATTCAAGATCATCTTTTTCTTTATGGCGGCCTTTTAAGTGTGGGTTTGGATTTAGCTCACTTAGGTGTAAGTGTT belongs to Gloeothece citriformis PCC 7424 and includes:
- a CDS encoding PEP-CTERM sorting domain-containing protein, whose product is MASQAAVIISPVSATASSEFSGDYDIGNTIDQSGLSIGFISGVTNFDAYIAQNPTHTTIAANFEWFTQENVVSATVNYDLGQTYLIDRLALWNEESSGIGSFDISVSTDNVNFTQIATGLVPFDNPLANYPAEIFSFGSVAARYVRFGISQCPQPNPGSFNGCGIGEVAFSVVPEPLTIMGTGAALGFGAFFKRKTSNKRKEHNSQIKA